One window from the genome of Candidatus Eisenbacteria bacterium encodes:
- a CDS encoding type IV pilus twitching motility protein PilT yields MNRIDAFLELAVHQGGSDLHLVSGQPPRIRIAGELEPVRFRELSVADVNDFLTEFMTLEQRQALAEHSAIDIAYESESAGRFRVNIYQHLGGLGAAFRVVPNDPPTLESLSLPSAIPQALAVGKGLILVTGPTGSGKSTTLAAMIDWVNRNRKGHIITIEDPIEFVHSYRQCVVTQREIGAHAPSFSEALRSAVREDPDMILVGEMRDLETISLALTAAETGIMVLGTLHTNGAVRSVDRIVNVFPPRRQAQVRTMLADSLRLVVSQQLVRKLDHTGRLAAAEVMINTHAVSAMIRGGNTHKIHSAIQAGGRIGMQALDAVLQDLVRREVISGEEAYEVAIDRTIFERFVSGDLAA; encoded by the coding sequence GTGAACCGCATTGACGCGTTCCTCGAACTGGCCGTCCACCAGGGCGGTTCCGACCTGCATCTCGTCTCGGGCCAGCCGCCGCGCATCCGCATCGCCGGCGAGCTGGAGCCGGTGCGCTTCCGCGAACTGTCCGTCGCCGACGTCAACGACTTCCTGACCGAGTTCATGACCCTCGAGCAGCGCCAGGCGCTGGCGGAGCACAGCGCGATCGACATCGCCTACGAGTCGGAATCGGCGGGGCGCTTTCGCGTGAACATTTACCAGCACCTCGGCGGGCTCGGCGCGGCGTTCCGCGTCGTGCCGAACGATCCGCCGACGCTGGAGTCCCTCAGCCTGCCGTCCGCCATTCCGCAGGCGCTGGCGGTCGGCAAGGGCCTGATCCTCGTGACCGGGCCCACCGGCTCGGGAAAGTCCACGACCCTCGCCGCCATGATCGACTGGGTCAATCGCAACCGGAAGGGCCACATCATCACGATCGAGGACCCGATCGAGTTCGTGCATTCGTACCGGCAGTGCGTGGTCACGCAGCGCGAGATCGGCGCCCACGCGCCTTCGTTCTCCGAGGCGCTGCGCAGCGCGGTCCGCGAGGACCCGGACATGATCCTGGTCGGCGAGATGCGCGACCTGGAGACCATCAGCCTCGCCCTCACCGCCGCCGAGACGGGCATCATGGTCCTCGGAACCCTGCACACCAACGGCGCCGTCCGCTCGGTGGACCGCATCGTCAACGTCTTCCCCCCCCGCCGCCAGGCGCAGGTCCGAACCATGCTCGCCGACAGCCTGCGGCTGGTGGTCTCGCAGCAGCTGGTCCGCAAGCTGGACCACACCGGCCGGCTCGCCGCGGCCGAGGTCATGATCAACACGCACGCGGTGAGCGCGATGATCCGCGGCGGCAACACGCACAAGATCCACTCGGCGATCCAGGCGGGCGGGCGCATCGGCATGCAGGCCCTCGACGCGGTCCTGCAGGACCTCGTGCGGCGCGAGGTGATCAGCGGCGAGGAGGCCTACGAGGTGGCCATCGACCGCACGATCTTCGAGCGCTTCGTCAGCGGCGATCTCGCCGCCTGA
- a CDS encoding PilT/PilU family type 4a pilus ATPase, with protein sequence MARIDAFLEIGKQQGGSDIHFNVGLPPLVRLDGELTPIPYRELSHEESESLVSEILNEHQVEQFNRLGAVDFAYTAEGIGRFRVNACRQRLGISTFCRVVPDRVPSLEQLGMPRVLSSFCRLSSGLVLVTGATGTGKSTTLAAMIHEVNHSRSLNIITLEDPVEFVHPSDRSLVIQREVGTHVPSFQEGLRSALRQDPDVILVGELRDAVSITLALEAAETGHLVLGTLHTRGAAQTIDRIVDAHPSDNQSQVRNSLADNLKAVVSQDLLRVADGRGRRAALEILVVTLAIQQLIREGKTFQIPGAITMGKRLGMQLKDQALLALVRAGEIDPDEAFLKAEDKWGFAPFVTRPELLALMTGGAEGGKAA encoded by the coding sequence ATGGCGCGCATCGACGCCTTCCTCGAGATCGGCAAGCAGCAGGGAGGCTCCGACATCCACTTCAACGTCGGCCTGCCGCCGCTCGTCCGCCTCGACGGGGAACTCACGCCGATCCCCTACCGCGAGCTCTCGCACGAGGAGTCGGAATCCCTCGTCTCCGAGATCCTGAACGAGCACCAGGTCGAGCAGTTCAACCGCCTCGGCGCCGTGGACTTCGCCTACACCGCGGAGGGCATCGGCCGCTTCCGCGTGAACGCCTGCCGGCAGCGACTCGGCATCTCGACCTTCTGCCGCGTGGTGCCCGACCGGGTGCCCTCGCTCGAGCAGCTGGGCATGCCGCGCGTGCTCTCGTCCTTCTGCCGCCTGAGCTCGGGACTCGTACTCGTCACCGGCGCCACCGGCACCGGCAAGTCCACGACGCTCGCGGCGATGATCCACGAGGTCAACCATTCGCGCTCGCTGAACATCATCACGCTCGAGGATCCGGTCGAGTTCGTGCACCCCAGCGACCGCTCGCTCGTCATCCAGCGCGAGGTCGGCACCCACGTGCCCTCCTTCCAGGAGGGGCTGCGCAGCGCCCTGCGCCAGGACCCGGACGTCATTCTGGTGGGCGAACTGCGCGACGCCGTGTCCATCACGCTGGCGCTCGAGGCCGCCGAGACCGGCCACCTGGTGCTCGGCACGCTGCACACGCGCGGCGCCGCCCAGACCATCGACCGCATCGTGGACGCCCACCCTTCGGACAACCAGTCCCAGGTGCGCAATTCGCTCGCCGACAACCTCAAGGCGGTCGTGAGCCAGGACCTGCTGCGCGTCGCCGACGGCCGCGGGCGTCGGGCCGCGCTCGAGATCCTGGTCGTGACGCTGGCGATCCAGCAGCTGATCCGCGAGGGCAAGACGTTCCAGATTCCCGGCGCGATCACCATGGGCAAGCGGCTCGGCATGCAGCTCAAGGACCAGGCGCTGCTGGCGCTCGTGCGCGCGGGCGAGATCGACCCGGACGAGGCGTTCCTCAAGGCCGAGGACAAGTGGGGGTTCGCGCCGTTCGTCACCCGCCCCGAACTGCTGGCGCTGATGACCGGCGGCGCCGAGGGAGGCAAGGCCGCGTGA
- a CDS encoding HEAT repeat domain-containing protein produces the protein MDLIRRFQAGKLAKRLQDPLQEATDVAQAQEKLVALGPSAVRGLLDAIARGKASEASIEVLEKLATNETLAVFVEALQSPVPAVVEAASTALSRSALFDPALLLPLFSEPAISKARLEAILAAQMQRLQPVTLVRVLPDLSKDARGSVFRLLERRADSSISSDVVGLARHAEWWLRLHAVKLLAKLPGQDSIQGVAELLKDESAAVRLEAVRTLGVLKASEALPALCGRLRDIDIKVQAAAIETLIAIGDVAAVPHLLEYLRDDSEYVRRAAVEVLNQVVTTEAIKDLVSALRDADWWVRVRAADALGTLGGPKVIDAVIELVQDPDDFIRRYAVEILNTVPDKRAVEPLIGALEDHDWWVRERAIDALAKTRDPRAVEPLLRMLTRDPRAVPLCLRALAQMPDPRVVESVCRLADSESAEIRREALNALTQFSKAELPEEDRTRVYQALERAGFGAKRATPSMPLEVRGHFGPESGRSDSAIRRMPSRDADAAVPTPTPTPTTPARQQVLNFQKLDPGTMVNERFRVVRYIGGGGFGTVYLVEDIVVREELVLKILSPQLSMDESMIRRFVQELRLTRRITHRNVIRIYDMVDLGGAHAISMEHFDGRDLGTVAREDGPMPVERALAITEQVLDGLEAAHQMGIVHRDIKPANILVDANDGVKIVDFGLALVAQGTRSRLTQSGILVGTPEYISPEQITGQEVDGRTDLYSLGIVLYEMISGRLPFAGTNAVNVLFQHLESEVPPLAEVAPHVPGWVSEIVMRCMSRLAVDRPASAAETLAQLRRAAA, from the coding sequence ATGGACCTGATCCGGCGATTCCAGGCTGGGAAGCTCGCGAAGCGCCTGCAGGATCCCCTGCAGGAAGCGACCGACGTCGCCCAGGCGCAGGAGAAGCTCGTCGCCCTCGGTCCCTCCGCCGTTCGCGGGCTGCTCGACGCCATCGCCCGCGGCAAGGCTTCCGAAGCCTCGATCGAAGTGCTCGAGAAGCTGGCCACGAACGAGACGCTGGCGGTCTTCGTCGAGGCGCTGCAGTCCCCCGTTCCGGCGGTCGTCGAGGCCGCTTCCACCGCGCTCTCGCGTTCGGCCCTGTTCGATCCGGCGCTCCTGCTGCCCCTGTTCTCGGAACCGGCGATTTCCAAGGCGCGCCTCGAGGCCATCCTCGCCGCGCAGATGCAGCGCCTTCAGCCGGTGACGCTCGTCCGCGTGTTGCCGGACCTGAGCAAGGACGCCCGCGGGAGCGTGTTCCGGCTGCTCGAGCGGCGCGCCGACTCCAGCATCTCGAGCGACGTCGTCGGCCTGGCGCGCCACGCCGAGTGGTGGCTGCGACTGCACGCGGTCAAACTGCTGGCGAAGCTTCCCGGGCAGGACTCGATCCAGGGGGTCGCCGAACTGCTCAAGGACGAGAGCGCCGCGGTCCGCCTCGAGGCGGTCCGCACGCTGGGCGTGCTCAAGGCCAGCGAGGCGCTGCCGGCGCTCTGCGGCCGACTGCGCGACATCGACATCAAGGTGCAGGCGGCGGCGATCGAGACGCTGATCGCCATTGGCGACGTCGCGGCCGTTCCGCATCTGCTCGAGTACCTGCGCGACGACTCCGAGTACGTCCGCCGCGCCGCCGTCGAGGTTCTCAACCAGGTCGTGACGACCGAGGCGATCAAGGACCTCGTCTCCGCCCTGCGCGACGCCGACTGGTGGGTGCGCGTCCGCGCGGCCGACGCGCTCGGCACGCTCGGAGGCCCCAAGGTGATCGACGCCGTGATCGAGCTGGTCCAGGACCCCGACGATTTCATCCGCCGTTACGCCGTCGAGATCCTGAACACGGTCCCGGACAAGCGGGCCGTCGAGCCCCTGATCGGCGCGCTCGAGGACCACGACTGGTGGGTGCGCGAGCGCGCCATTGACGCGCTCGCGAAGACCCGCGACCCGCGCGCGGTGGAACCGCTGCTGCGCATGCTGACGCGCGACCCGCGCGCGGTGCCCCTGTGCCTGCGCGCGCTGGCGCAGATGCCCGATCCGCGCGTCGTCGAGTCCGTCTGCCGTCTCGCCGATTCCGAGAGCGCCGAGATCCGGCGCGAGGCGCTCAACGCGCTCACCCAGTTCAGCAAGGCCGAGCTGCCCGAGGAGGACCGCACGCGGGTCTACCAGGCGCTCGAGCGCGCCGGCTTCGGCGCCAAGCGCGCGACTCCGTCCATGCCGCTCGAGGTCCGGGGGCACTTCGGACCCGAGAGCGGCCGCTCGGACTCGGCGATCCGGCGCATGCCGTCACGCGACGCGGACGCCGCCGTCCCCACGCCCACCCCGACGCCGACGACGCCCGCGCGGCAGCAGGTGCTCAACTTCCAGAAGCTCGATCCCGGCACGATGGTGAACGAACGCTTCCGCGTCGTGCGCTACATCGGCGGCGGTGGTTTCGGAACCGTCTATCTCGTCGAGGACATCGTCGTTCGCGAGGAGCTGGTGCTCAAGATCCTCTCGCCCCAGCTGTCCATGGACGAGAGCATGATCCGCCGCTTCGTGCAGGAACTGCGCCTCACCCGCCGCATCACGCACCGGAACGTCATCCGCATCTACGACATGGTGGACCTCGGCGGGGCGCACGCCATCTCGATGGAGCACTTCGACGGCCGCGACCTCGGAACCGTCGCGCGCGAGGACGGCCCGATGCCCGTCGAGCGGGCGCTGGCGATCACCGAGCAGGTCCTGGACGGCCTCGAGGCCGCGCACCAGATGGGGATCGTGCACCGCGACATCAAGCCGGCGAACATCCTCGTGGACGCGAACGACGGGGTGAAGATCGTGGACTTCGGCCTCGCGCTGGTGGCGCAGGGAACGCGCTCGCGCCTGACGCAGAGCGGCATCCTGGTCGGCACGCCCGAGTACATCTCGCCCGAGCAGATCACGGGCCAGGAAGTGGACGGACGCACCGACCTGTATTCGCTCGGCATCGTCTTGTACGAGATGATCTCGGGCCGCCTGCCGTTCGCGGGCACGAACGCCGTCAACGTGCTGTTCCAGCACCTCGAGTCCGAGGTGCCGCCGCTCGCCGAGGTCGCGCCGCACGTGCCGGGCTGGGTGAGCGAAATCGTCATGCGCTGCATGTCCCGGCTCGCGGTGGACCGCCCCGCGAGCGCCGCCGAGACCCTCGCGCAGCTGCGCCGGGCCGCGGCCTAG
- a CDS encoding FHA domain-containing protein — translation MSEGNLLKLRLSLMGRPVRNYTFDKPVISIGRDPGSDVFVDNPGVSRDHFRLEKTPGGEYQLVDLGSANGTFVNDQMVHTAVVKNNDVVRFGKYTLWVGYDTDRRAGGQESRKSSVGTEQHTMVLSRAELGNLLETSKEREVHPVAPPAGVSAAAGMTSPSASHGSPVAAIVVSFLLGAALGAGAVWLLLSR, via the coding sequence ATGTCCGAAGGGAATCTGCTGAAGCTTCGCCTGTCGCTGATGGGGCGGCCGGTGCGCAACTACACGTTCGACAAGCCCGTCATCAGCATCGGCCGGGATCCCGGCTCCGACGTCTTCGTCGACAACCCGGGCGTCTCGCGCGACCATTTCCGGCTCGAGAAGACGCCGGGCGGCGAGTACCAGCTCGTGGACCTCGGCAGCGCCAACGGCACGTTCGTGAACGACCAGATGGTGCACACCGCGGTCGTCAAGAACAACGACGTCGTGCGCTTCGGCAAGTACACGCTGTGGGTCGGTTACGACACCGATCGCAGGGCCGGCGGCCAGGAATCCCGCAAGTCGTCGGTCGGCACCGAGCAGCACACGATGGTGCTCTCGCGCGCCGAGCTCGGAAACCTGCTCGAGACGTCCAAGGAGCGCGAGGTCCATCCCGTCGCCCCGCCGGCCGGCGTGTCGGCCGCCGCGGGAATGACGTCGCCCTCGGCGTCGCACGGTTCGCCGGTCGCCGCGATCGTCGTTTCGTTCCTGCTCGGCGCGGCGCTCGGCGCCGGGGCGGTCTGGCTGCTGCTTTCCCGCTAG
- a CDS encoding PIG-L family deacetylase yields MARRFHRRLALAAVLPLLVLGLSVPSRTADAGPRPADVLDAGETRLALERLRVTGSVLYVAAHPDDENTALLAWLARGLKVRTAYLSMTRGDGGQNLIGPELGSELGVIRTQELLAARTVDGAEQLFTRAVDFGYSKSPAETFEFWGHDSILADVVRAIRHWQPDVVITRFPTDGSGGHGHHTASAILAEEAFAAAADPARFPQCGAPWRVRRLYWNAFVRGSTRVDSSWLRVDAGGFEPLLGRSWGEIAAVSRSNHKSQGFGVAERHGALPNYLAPRLGDAAVADPLAGVDLTWRAFGPAGVRADSLLALAAGEFDPSRPEALLPRLFEVRRALASAPPVRPALLAARRAELEALIRSCSGLWAEAIALEPAVTPGDSVRVVVSIVNRRGLDLSVRRLTCGGASGRAAGVGTDYAETLTVAVPASALPTQPYWLRREPVRGRFVVDDPADIGRPEDAPALAASLELATSAGEFRFDLPVAYRWADPVQGERWRALEIAPPATLNLDHAVYLFPDRAPRPIGVRVRAQRDGVAGRVSLTLPAGWTCSPPTADVALRGSGDETHVRFTVTPGAGPEAADLSAVLTVGGRRWSHQEVRIDHPHIPPTSLYPPATARLVRADIRHAGARVGYVAGSGDAIPDALSQLGYEVVPLSDDDLEGGDLSRFDAIVTGVRAYNTRPRLGAAQPRLLDWVAAGGTLVVQYNTTADGLPPALGPYPFTISRDRVTDETAGVRVLAASHPLLTRPNAIGPADFAGWVQERGLYFANPADPRYERVLSCHDPGEPDREGGLLYARHGRGVFVYCAYAMFRQLPAGVPGAWRLFANLVSARP; encoded by the coding sequence ATGGCCCGACGCTTCCACCGTCGTCTCGCGCTCGCCGCCGTTCTTCCGCTGCTCGTCCTCGGCCTCTCCGTTCCGTCTCGAACCGCGGATGCCGGCCCCCGGCCGGCCGACGTGCTCGACGCGGGGGAGACGCGCCTCGCGCTCGAGCGGCTGCGCGTCACCGGTTCCGTCCTGTACGTGGCGGCCCACCCGGACGACGAGAACACGGCCCTGCTCGCGTGGCTGGCCCGCGGCCTCAAGGTGCGGACCGCGTACCTGTCCATGACGCGCGGCGACGGCGGCCAGAACCTGATCGGGCCGGAACTGGGCAGCGAGCTCGGCGTGATCCGCACCCAGGAGCTGCTGGCGGCGCGTACCGTGGACGGGGCCGAGCAACTGTTCACGCGCGCGGTGGATTTCGGCTACTCGAAGAGCCCCGCGGAAACCTTCGAGTTCTGGGGACACGATTCGATCCTCGCCGACGTCGTGCGCGCGATCCGCCACTGGCAGCCCGACGTCGTGATCACCCGCTTCCCGACCGACGGCAGTGGCGGCCACGGGCATCACACGGCCTCGGCGATTCTCGCCGAGGAGGCTTTCGCTGCGGCCGCGGACCCGGCCCGCTTTCCGCAGTGCGGCGCGCCGTGGCGCGTGCGGCGCCTGTACTGGAACGCGTTCGTCCGCGGAAGCACGCGGGTGGACTCCTCGTGGCTGCGGGTGGACGCGGGCGGCTTCGAGCCCCTGCTCGGGCGCTCCTGGGGCGAGATCGCCGCGGTGAGCCGCAGCAACCACAAGAGCCAGGGCTTCGGCGTCGCCGAGCGCCACGGGGCGCTGCCGAACTACCTGGCGCCGCGACTCGGAGACGCGGCCGTGGCGGATCCGCTCGCCGGCGTGGACCTGACGTGGCGGGCCTTCGGGCCGGCGGGCGTGCGCGCCGACTCCCTCCTCGCGCTCGCCGCGGGCGAGTTCGACCCGTCGAGGCCCGAGGCGCTGCTGCCGAGGCTGTTCGAGGTCCGCCGGGCGCTCGCCTCCGCGCCGCCCGTGCGCCCCGCCCTGCTGGCGGCCAGGCGCGCCGAGCTGGAGGCGCTCATCCGCTCCTGCTCGGGGCTGTGGGCCGAGGCCATCGCGCTCGAGCCGGCCGTCACGCCCGGCGACTCGGTGCGCGTCGTGGTCTCGATCGTGAACCGCCGCGGCCTCGACCTGTCGGTGCGCCGGCTCACGTGCGGGGGCGCGAGCGGACGCGCGGCCGGCGTCGGCACCGACTACGCCGAGACGCTGACCGTGGCCGTGCCCGCCTCAGCGCTTCCGACTCAACCCTACTGGCTGCGCCGCGAACCCGTGCGCGGCCGCTTCGTGGTGGACGATCCCGCCGACATCGGCCGGCCCGAGGACGCACCGGCGCTGGCGGCATCGCTCGAACTGGCCACCTCCGCCGGCGAGTTCCGTTTCGATCTCCCGGTCGCGTATCGCTGGGCGGACCCGGTTCAGGGCGAACGCTGGCGGGCGCTGGAAATCGCGCCGCCGGCGACCCTGAATCTGGACCACGCGGTCTACCTGTTCCCCGATCGCGCGCCGAGACCGATCGGCGTGCGGGTCCGCGCTCAGCGCGACGGCGTCGCCGGGCGCGTCTCGCTCACGCTGCCGGCGGGCTGGACCTGCTCGCCGCCGACGGCCGACGTGGCCCTGCGCGGGAGCGGCGACGAGACGCACGTGCGGTTCACCGTCACCCCGGGCGCGGGGCCCGAAGCCGCCGATCTGTCGGCGGTCCTCACCGTCGGCGGGCGGCGATGGTCCCACCAGGAGGTGCGGATCGACCATCCGCACATCCCGCCGACCTCGCTCTACCCGCCCGCGACCGCGCGGCTGGTGCGCGCCGACATCCGTCACGCGGGCGCGCGCGTGGGCTACGTCGCCGGATCGGGCGACGCGATTCCCGACGCGCTGAGCCAGCTCGGCTACGAGGTCGTGCCGCTCAGCGACGACGACCTCGAGGGTGGAGACCTGTCGCGCTTCGACGCGATCGTGACCGGCGTGCGCGCGTACAACACCCGGCCGCGGCTGGGCGCGGCGCAGCCGCGGTTGCTCGACTGGGTCGCCGCCGGCGGCACGCTGGTCGTGCAATACAACACCACGGCCGACGGCCTGCCGCCCGCGCTCGGGCCTTATCCGTTCACGATTTCGCGCGACCGCGTGACCGACGAAACGGCCGGGGTCCGGGTGCTCGCCGCTTCGCATCCGCTGCTCACGCGGCCGAACGCGATCGGCCCCGCCGACTTCGCCGGCTGGGTGCAGGAACGCGGGCTCTATTTCGCGAACCCGGCCGACCCGCGCTACGAGCGGGTGCTCTCCTGCCACGACCCCGGCGAACCGGACCGCGAAGGCGGCCTGCTCTACGCACGGCACGGGCGGGGCGTGTTCGTGTACTGCGCCTACGCGATGTTCCGGCAGTTGCCGGCCGGCGTGCCCGGAGCCTGGCGGTTGTTCGCGAACCTGGTGAGCGCCCGGCCGTGA
- a CDS encoding sodium:solute symporter codes for MRPLDVVVLAGTLAAFVLYGLWRSRATRDLPAYLVAGRSVRWPVVALSVMATQASAVTFLATPGQGYAGGLSFVQFYFGLPLAMVLLCLTAVPVFQRMRVATAYEFLERRFDGNVRSLAAGLFLLQRGLAAGITLLAPAIVLSVVLGWELRWTCLLLGVLIVGVTTLGGSKAIAQAHALQFTIIMGAMALAFALALRQLPAGVGMTDALSVAGHLGKLNAVDPQFDPRGRYNLWAGLVGGLFLQLSYFGTDQSQVGRYLAARSTAQARLGLLVNGLLKVPMQFFILLLGVLVFVVFQFERTPLFFDPSGAAKAAAGPHRGEWRELEARHEAIGRERASALRGWIAARRAGEAVAVTAAEKEVREALARTGNVRDSALSVLRATDPAANTNDTNYVFLRFVLASLPAGVVGLVLAAVFAAAMNSSSSEIHALTSTTIVDVVRRVPGAPRDEAKLLGWTRAVNVFWIAFASLFAQFAGRSGSLVETVNQLGSLFYGTILGIFLCAFLVRRAGGPAVFAAALAAEAVVLVCWKLDLVFWLWFNVVGCLVTLAVAALLAALVPDWRAKPAA; via the coding sequence ATGAGGCCGCTCGACGTCGTGGTGCTCGCGGGAACCCTCGCGGCGTTCGTGCTCTACGGCCTGTGGCGTTCGCGCGCGACCCGCGACCTGCCCGCGTACCTGGTCGCGGGGCGAAGCGTTCGCTGGCCGGTCGTCGCGTTGTCGGTGATGGCGACGCAGGCGAGCGCGGTGACCTTCCTGGCGACGCCCGGGCAGGGATACGCGGGCGGACTGTCGTTCGTGCAGTTCTACTTCGGGCTGCCGCTCGCGATGGTCCTGCTCTGCCTCACCGCCGTGCCGGTCTTCCAGCGGATGCGGGTCGCGACGGCCTACGAGTTCCTCGAGCGGCGTTTCGACGGAAACGTGCGAAGCCTGGCCGCCGGACTGTTCCTGCTGCAGCGCGGGCTGGCGGCCGGCATCACGCTGCTCGCGCCCGCGATCGTGCTGTCGGTCGTGCTCGGCTGGGAGCTGCGCTGGACGTGCCTGCTGCTCGGCGTGCTGATCGTCGGCGTCACGACGCTGGGCGGATCGAAGGCGATCGCCCAGGCGCACGCGCTGCAGTTCACCATCATCATGGGCGCGATGGCGCTCGCCTTCGCGCTGGCGCTGCGGCAGCTGCCGGCGGGCGTCGGCATGACGGACGCCCTGTCGGTCGCCGGCCATCTCGGAAAGCTGAACGCGGTGGACCCGCAGTTCGATCCGCGCGGCCGCTACAACCTGTGGGCGGGGCTGGTGGGCGGGCTGTTCCTTCAGCTGTCCTACTTCGGCACCGACCAGTCGCAGGTCGGGCGCTACCTCGCGGCGCGCTCGACGGCGCAGGCGCGCCTGGGCCTGCTCGTGAACGGCCTGCTCAAGGTGCCGATGCAGTTCTTCATCCTGCTGCTGGGCGTGCTGGTGTTCGTGGTCTTCCAGTTCGAGCGCACCCCGTTGTTCTTCGATCCCTCGGGTGCGGCGAAGGCGGCGGCGGGCCCGCACCGCGGGGAATGGCGCGAGCTCGAGGCGAGGCACGAGGCGATCGGGCGGGAGCGGGCCTCCGCGCTGCGGGGCTGGATCGCCGCCCGGCGGGCGGGGGAGGCGGTCGCCGTGACGGCGGCCGAGAAGGAGGTCCGGGAGGCGCTCGCGCGCACCGGAAACGTGCGCGACTCGGCGCTCTCGGTGCTGCGCGCGACCGACCCCGCGGCGAACACGAACGACACCAACTACGTCTTCCTGCGCTTCGTGCTCGCGAGCCTGCCCGCGGGCGTGGTCGGACTCGTGCTGGCGGCGGTGTTCGCGGCGGCGATGAACTCGTCCTCCTCCGAAATCCACGCGCTCACCTCGACCACGATCGTGGACGTGGTGCGCCGCGTGCCGGGGGCGCCGCGGGACGAGGCGAAACTTCTCGGCTGGACGCGGGCGGTGAACGTCTTCTGGATCGCCTTCGCGAGCCTGTTCGCGCAGTTCGCGGGCCGCTCCGGCTCGCTCGTCGAGACGGTGAATCAGCTCGGGTCGCTGTTCTACGGCACCATCCTCGGCATCTTCCTGTGCGCGTTCCTGGTGCGTCGCGCGGGCGGACCGGCGGTGTTCGCGGCGGCGCTCGCCGCCGAGGCGGTCGTGCTCGTGTGCTGGAAGCTCGATCTGGTGTTCTGGCTGTGGTTCAACGTCGTCGGCTGCCTGGTCACGCTCGCCGTGGCCGCGCTGCTCGCCGCGCTGGTGCCCGACTGGCGGGCGAAGCCGGCGGCCTGA